AAGTCCAACCATTGTTGGTGTTGATATTGGATGCGGAATGAGGCTTATTAAAACAGACTACTATGCTGACAATTTAAATAAGCAAACATTAAGAAAGCTTATGAATGAAATAGAAGAAATGATACCAACTGGTGTTGGTAAAAAGAATAAAAAAGTTGGTCTTACTAAAACACAATATGAAAATAATCTTTTTAATGTAGAAATTGACAAAGACATATCTGATATTATGGATATGTTTGAAGAATATGATATAGATACAATTCCAAAAGAGTCTTATGATATTGGAATTGAACAGTTTGCAACATTAGGTGGAGGTAATCACTTTATAGAGTTTCAAAAACTAAATCTTGTTGATAAAGAAATAGGTGGGAAATGGGGATTATTTGACGGACAGTTGGTAATCATGGTTCATTCTGGTTCGAGAAGATTAGGATCTGTAATTGGGGACTATTATCAAAAGAAATTCCAAAGCATTATGGAGGATAAGCATATAAATACACCTGATAAGCACCTTACATTTCTTCCAATTGATAATAAAGTATCAAGAGATTATATAAAAGCAATGCAGGTAGCTTTCATATATGCAAAATTAAATAGGCATTATATGAGCAAATTTATAATTGATATTCTTGATAAAAATAATATAAATAGTAGTGTCTTATATGATGTTTCTCATAATATAGCCTATAAAGAAGTTTTCAATAATAAAGAAAAGTTAATAATAAGAAAAGGTGCAACACGAGCTTTACCTAAAGGGCATTATTTAATCCCTTCTCAATTATTTACTGAATATGGTCATCCTGTGATACTTCCTGGCAGTATGGGAAGTTTTTCATATATCTTAAGGGGAATTGATACAAACAAAGCAAGTTACCATACAGTTAATCATGGTGCAGGAAGGGTAATATCACGAAATCAAGCAAGAAAATCTATATCTATTGAAGATTTTTCAAAAGCATTAAATCAAGGCAATGAAGGAGAAATTCTAATAAATACAAGAAATCTTAAAGACTTTATAGATGAAAGCCCACAAAGTTACAAAGATATTAATCTTGTTATAGAATCTGTTATAACTTCTGGATTAGCACAAGTAGTTGCAAAATTAAAACCTCTTGGAGTAATAAAAGGGAAAGACTAAAGGAGAAAATAGTATGGATATCTATGCAATATGGCTATATTCAATAAATGGGATTGGGCCAATAAGGTTTAGGATGATAAAGGAAAGATATAATACAATAAAGAATTTTTATGAAAACAGGAAAGATGCTAACCAAAAATTTATTTCTGAAGATGCTAAAAAAGAGATTTTTAAAGGTGATTTATCTTTTGCAGAGAGGATAATAGAAAAATGCAACAAAGAAGATATTCATATAATCTATGAAGATGATGATATATATCCAGATGATTTCAAAAATTATGAAGATTCTCCACCTATATTTTATTTAAAGGGAGATAAAGAAATATTAAAAAATACAAATAAAATATCAATTATTGGAACAAGATATCCAACATATTATGGTAAGAAGGTTGCAACAGAGTTATCAGAAATGCTTGCACAGAATAATATAATAATAGTAAGTGGGATGGCAAAAGGTATTGATACTTTTGCTCACACTGCAGCACTTAAATACAACAAAACAATTGCGGTTTTAGGATGTGGAGTTGATGTAGTATATCCAAGAGAAAATACAAAACTATATATGGATATAATAGAAAATGGGTGTGTCTTATCTGAATACCCACCTGAAACAAAACCTGATAAAGGCAATTTTCCTCAAAGAAATAGAATAATTAGTATGTTAAGTGATATATTAGTTGTTGTAGAGGCACCACTGAAAAGCGGTATATTTTCAACTGTAGATGCAGCCTTAGATCAAGGGAAGGATATTTATGTAGTTCCAGGTAATATTACATCGCCAAAAAGTGCTGGGACAAACAAGCTTATTAGAGAAGGGGCAAAGGTTATATGCTCAATTGATGATTTTTTGCAGGATATTGGAATTACTGATTTAAAAAATAATGATAAAAATGATCAAGAACAATTGACAAATGATGAAAAATATATATTATCATTAATTGAGACTGAAGGGGCAATGGATGTTGAGAAAATTGCTGAATTATCAAAAAGGCAAATAAGTGATATACTTAGCATATTAACTATGCTCGAAATTAAAGGAAAAATACAAAAAGAGAGGGCATCTAAGTATATCAAGATATAGATTCTAAGGAGGAATTATATTTGAAAAAATTAGTTATAGTGGAGTCCCCAGCCAAAGCAAAAACAATAGCAAAGTATCTTGGTAAGGATTTTAAAGTTGAGGCTTCTATGGGACATATTAGGGATTTACCAAAAAGTAAATTAGGTGTTGATATAGAAAAAAACTTCGAGCCACAATATATTAATATACGTGGTAAAGCTGAGATAATAAACAAGCTTAAAAAAAGTGCAAAAGAAGCAGATAAGGTTTTTCTTGCTACTGACCCTGATAGAGAAGGGGAAGCAATTTCATGGCATCTTGCAAAGATTCTTGAAATTGATCCTAATGAGCCATGCAGAATTACCTTTAATGAAATTACAAAAAATGCAGTAAAGGAATCAATAAAAAAACCTCGTTCAATTAATATTAATCTTGTTGATGCTCAGCAAGCAAGAAGAGTATTAGATAGATTGGTTGGGTACAAAATAAGTCCTGTCCTTTGGGAAAAGGTAAAGAGTGGACTTTCTGCTGGTAGGGTCCAATCTGTTGCAACAAGACTTGTTGTGGAAAGAGAAGAAGAGATAAATAATTTTATACCAGAGGAATACTGGACTATTGAAGCTATATTTGAAAAAGATAAACAAAAGTTCAGTGCTAAGTTTTATGGCGATAAAAAAGGAAAGATTGAACTTAAAAATAAAGAACAAGTTGACAAAATATTAGCAGATATTAAAGGAAAGGAATTTGTTGTTGAAAAATTAAAACTAGGTGAAAAAAAGAAAAATCCTTCGCCACCATTTACAACAAGTACACTTCAACAAGAAGCATCGAGAAAACTAAGATTTACTCCGGCAAGAACAATGATGATTGCCCAGCAACTCTATGAAGGTGTTGAAATAAAAGGTGAAGGAAATGTTGCTTTAATAACATATATGAGAACAGACTCACTAAGAATTTCCGAAGAGGCACAAAGAAATGCATTGGATGCTATAAAAACAAGATTTGGTGAAAAGTACTTGCCAGATTCGCCAAGAATATATAAGTCCAAAAAAGGTGCCCAGGATGCCCATGAAGCAATAAGGCCAACATATATAGATAGAACACCTGAGTCCTTAAAAGATTCATTATCAAACGAGCAATATAAGCTATATAAATTGATATATGATAGATTTTTAGCTTCACAGATGGCAAGTGCCATATTTGATACAATAAATGCTGATTTAAATGTAAATGGTTATATTTTTAAACTTAGCGGTTCAAAGCTTAAGTTTCCTGGTTTTATGGATGTATACATCGAAGGGAAAGACCAAGATGATGAAGAAGAAAATGCGTTACTTCCAGAGATAAATCAAGATGATAAACTAAAAGCTAAAAAAATAGACCCCAAACAGCATTTTACACAACCACCGCCAAGATATACAGAAGCAACACTTATAAAAGCACTTGAAGAAAAAGGAATAGGTCGTCCAAGCACATATGCTCCTACTATACAAACAATACTTGAAAGAGATTATGTAACAAAAGAAGACAGATTTTTAAAACCTACCGAATTAGGCATAATTGTTACAAATATTATGAAGGAATATTTTAAGGATATTGTTGATATAGAATTTACTGCTGAACTTGAAGATAGCTTGGACTTTATCGAAGAAGGAAAAATAAACTGGATTGATATTGTTAAAAAATACTATGAACCGCTTGAAAAAGAACTAGAGATTGCAAAACAAAATCTCCAGCAAGTTGAAGTAAAGGAAGAAGAAACAGATATTGTTTGTGATAAATGTGGAAGGAACATGGTTATAAAAAGAGGCAGGTTTGGTAAGTTTTTAGCTTGTCCTGGCTATCCAGAATGTAAAAATACAAAACCACTTCTAAAGTATATAGATGTAACGTGCCCAAAATGTTCCTCGAGGATGGTTGAAAGAAGATCAAAAAAAGGTAAGATATATTATTCTTGTGAAAATACAAACTGCGACACAATCAGTTGGGAAAAACCACAAAAAAACTGTCCAGTATGTGGTAATTTTATGTATTTAAAAGGTAAGAAGAACGAAAGGACATTAGTCTGTTCAAATGAACAATGTGGATATAAAGAAGAGCAGACCAAAAAGGAGGAAAAAATTTAAGTGGACTTTATAACTGTAATAGGTGCTGGGCTTGCAGGTGTTGAAGCAGCAAATATAATAACTAAATTCGGCATAAAGGTTAAACTTTATGAGATGAAACCAAAGAAATTCACTCCTGCTCACCACCATGAAGGATTTGCTGAACTTGTATGTAGCAATTCACTGAAATCAAAGTTAATAACAAATGCTTCAGGGTTACTTAAAGAAGAAATGAAGGTTTTTAATTCAATTATTATGGAAGCAGCAGATTATTCAAGTGTGGAAGCTGGCCAAGCATTGGCTGTTGATAGAAATATATTTTCTAATTATATAACAGATAAATTAAAGAATAATAAACTCATTGAGGTTATCAATGATGAGGTTGAAGAAATTCCAAAAGACAAAATGGTAATTGTAGCAACAGGGCCTCTTACCTCAGAGGCTCTGTTGAATGATATTTCAAGATTATTAAAACAAGACAACCTATATTTTTTTGATGCAGCATCACCAATTTTAACAAAAGAAAGTGTTGATTTTTCAAAGGCATTTTTTGCCTCAAGATATCAAAAAGGTGATGACGACTATATAAACTGCCCAATGACAAAAGATGAATATTTAAGGTTTTATAATGAATTAATAAATTCAGAAAAGATTGAGGTTCATGACTTTGAAAAAGATCTTCTATTCGAAGGTTGTATGCCTATAGAAGAAATGGCTTTAAGGGGTGTTGACACAATAAGATTTGGTCCTCTAAAACCCAAAGGCATCATAGACCCAAAAACAGGTAAAATGCCATATGCAGTTGTGCAGCTTAGGAAAGAAAATAAAGAAGGGACATTATATAATCTTGTTGGATTTCAAACAAGACTTAAATGGCCAGAACAAAAAAGGGTATTTAGATTAATTCCCGGACTCGAAAATGCTGAGTTTGTAAGATATGGAGTTATGCACAAAAACTCATATATCAATTCTCCAAAGGTTTTAAGCAAGTATTTAAATTTGAAAGAATATCCCAATATCTTCTTTGCAGGGCAGATTACAGGTGTTGAAGGATATATAGAATCAGCATCAACAGGTATTATTGCAGGAATAAATGCAAGTTTAATATTAAAAGGAAAACAGCCAATAATTCTTCCATCAACCACTTGCATTGGTGCATTAATTCATTATATAACAGAAGAGAGAGAAAACTTTCAACCAATGAACTCAAACTATGGGATAATAAGTGTTAATGAGGAAATTTCTAAAATGAAGGATAAGGACCAAAGAAAAATAAAAATAGCTGATAAGTCTTTATTAACATGCAGAGAAACATATAATATTATAAAAACATTATTCTAGGTTGTTTAAAAAATATTGTTAATTAAATAATTGAAAAATTAACTTATTTGTGATAGCATTAACATTGTTTGAGAATATTTATTCGGAGGTTTAGTATGTTTGAAGGGACTACAATAGTGGGTGTTAAAAAGGGGGACAAGGTAGCTGTTGCAGGCGATGGACAAGTTACATTTTCCCAAAATATGATAATGAAAGCAACAGCAAAAAAAGTCCGTAAATTATATAATGGAAACGTTTTGGTTGGATTTGCAGGTTCGGTAGCTGATGCGATTACGCTTTGTGAAAAGTTTGAAGAAAAGCTTGAACAAAATAGCGGCAATTTACAAAAAAGTGCTGTTGAGCTTGCAAAGGAATGGAGACAAGATAAGGTATTAAGAAAGCTTGAAGCATTACTTATTGCAGCAAATAAGGAGCACCTTTTCATAATCTCCGGAAGTGGTGAAGTTGTTGAACCAGATGATAATGTTGCAGCAATAGGTTCGGGTGGAGCATATGCTTTAGCTGCAGCAAGGGCACTTTTAAATAATACTGATTTATCTGCTTCTGAGATTGCAAGAAAGTCACTTGAGATTGCAGCTGATATATGTATATATACAAATAATAATATAACAGTAATTGAATTGTAGGTGAGAAATATGCATGAACTTACACCAAAAGAAATAGTAATTGAGTTAGATAAATATATAGTTGGGCAAAATGAGGCAAAAAGAAGGGTTGCAGTTGCATTAAGAAATAGATATAGAAGATCAAAATTGCCTAATGAAATTAAGGAAGAGATAATACCCAAGAATATCTTGATGGTTGGTCCTACTGGTGTTGGTAAAACAGAGATAGCAAGAAGACTTGCAAAGCTTGTTAATGCACCTTTCGTCAAGGTTGAAGCTACTAAGTTTACAGAGGTTGGCTATGTAGGTAGAGATGTTGACTCAATGGTGAGAGACCTTGTTGAAAATGCCATTTCACTTGTAAAGAATGAATATATGGAAAAAATGAAAGAAAGAGCAAAGGTACTTGTCGAGGATAGAATACTTGAAATATTAGTACCAACTGAAAATAAAAAAGCTGGCTTTAAAAACCCATTTGAAGCTTTGCTTGGAACATCTTCACAAGAAACAGAGGTTTACACTGCATCAGAAGACTTTGTTAGAAATCAAAGAGAATTTTTAAGAGAAAAGTTAAGAAACGGTGAACTCGAAGATAGGATAATTGAAATAGAAGTTGAAGATTCTGTGAAGCCACCATTTGAAATGATAATGGGCACAATTACAGAAGAAATGGGTGTATCATTTCAAGATATCATGGGAAGTTTATTTCCAAAAAAGAAAAAGAAAAAAAGAATGCCAATAAAGGAAGCAAGACCAATTCTTGAACAAGAAGAATACCAAAAGCTTATTGATATGGATGAAGTTACAAAAGAAGCCATAAAACGTGCAGAAGAACACGGGATTATTTTTATAGATGAGATTGATAAAATTGCCGGAAGAGGTTCAACTTCAGGCCCAGATGTATCAAGAGAAGGAGTTCAAAGGGATATACTACCTATTGTCGAAGGAAGTACTGTTACAACAAAATACGGCCCTGTTAAAACAGATCATATTCTTTTTATTGCAGCCGGTGCATTCCATGTTGCTAAAGTATCTGACTTAATACCAGAGCTTCAAGGAAGATTTCCAGTTGTTGTTGAACTAAATAGCTTAACTGAAGAAGATTTTAAAAAGATATTAACACAACCAAAAAATGCAATACTAAAGCAATATATCGAGCTTATGAAAACTGAAAATGTAAACATAGAGTTTACAGAGGACGCAATTGATGCTTTAGCAAAGGTTTCTGTAAAAATAAATGAACAGAATGAAAATATTGGTGCAAGAAGGCTTCATACAGTTGTTGAAAAGCTTATGGAAGATATATCTTTTGAGTATGCAAATCTTGATGAAATAGTAAATTTAACAATTGATGGGCAATTTGTATATAGCAAGATATCAGACATGCTTAAAGACAAGGATTTAAGCAGATTTATTATATAAATCGAAGGAGTGTTTTTTATGCCATTGGATTTACTTGAGAAAACTCGAAAAATTAGCAGATTGTTTTCATCATACAAGAAGGACGCAGTATCATATCCACAAATAAGTGCAATATTAGGGGATATTACAACTTCAAATGTTTATATAATAGATAGAAATGGGAAAATTTTAGGGAAATATATAAATCCTTTTGTATTTAATTCCTGCGATGTTTTTGCTGATGAATTGGTTGGCGAAAAATTTAATAGATTTTTTAGGTCCATAATTGATACAAGAAATAATATCAAGCTTGCTGATGTGTTTAAATTAATTGGGGTTACATTAGATGGAGTGGATGATTCTTGCCTTTGCATGATTATTCCAATGAGTAAAGCTGGAGAGAAGGTTGGTACTTTATTTTTATTGAAACATAATGAATCATTCAACGATGAGGATACATTGATTGCCGAATATTGTGCTACATTACTTAGTTCAGAGCTTATGAATATTATTTATGAAGAAATTGAAAGTGAAAATAAAAAGCTTGAAATAATAGAATCTGCATTAGCTACTTTATCAAGCACCGAGATTGATGCACTTATATTTATCTTTGATGAACTAAAATCAAGCGAAGGCCAATTGGTAGCAAGTAGAATAGCTGATAAAGTAGGTATAACTCGATCAGTAATTGTAAATGCCTTAAGAAAGATTGAAAGTGCTGAACTTATTGAAACAAGGTCTTTAGGAATGAAAGGAACTTATATAAAAATAACAAACGATAGATTAATTCAAGAACTTAAAAAATATAGAAGCAAGCTTTAAAATGTGAGGTTATATAATAGCCAAAGCTAGAAAAATTAAAACATAATTATGATGCTAAACAACTTAAAATGTAAAAATGGAGAGGCTACCAACTTTGACCTGTTTCCTGTCAAGTAGACAGGGGGCAGATTGTTCCTTTTGGTAGCCTCTTATTTTATTTCTAAAAAAATTGTTATGGAGTTTTATCAAATATTTTAGTAAAATATAATCAATAATTGTTGAAATAGAGAGGAAGTTATCATAAAATGTCGAATTTGTTTGATAAGATAGATAACTTTAAAAAAGCACTTGATTATTCTTGGAAAAGAAACGAAATAATATCAAATAATATTGCTAATGCTGATACACCTCAGTATAAGGCAAAAGATATAGATTTTGAAAAATTTATGAGTCAAGCAGAAAATAATACTTTTGAACTTATTACAACAGAGCCACAACATATTAAAGAAGTATCTAATGATACATATAATGAGTTTATTTATAATCAGAATAATCCAATGAGATTAGATGGCAATACGGTTGATGTAGAACAAGAAATGGGTAATATGATAAAAAACTCGTTATATTTTGATGGACTTAGCATGCAACTATCAAGAAGTTTAAATAGTCTTAGAAATGCTATTACAGAAGGAGGTAGGAAATAATGGGTATGTTTGATTCAATAAATATTTCATCATCAGCACTAAATGCACAGAGAGTTAGAATGGACGTAATAGCACAAAATTTAGCAAATGCAAATACAACAAGAACAGAGGATGGGACACCTTATAGAAGAAAGGTGGTTGTATTTGAAGAAAGAAAAACAAGTTTTCAAGAGGTTTTGAATAACCAAATAAATAATAATCAAATTTCATCAGGTGGAGTTAGAGTAAAAGCTATTATTGAAGATCAAAGCCCATTTAAGAGAGTCTATGATCCAAATCATCCTGATGCCGACAAAGACGGATATGTAAATATGCCCAATGTTGATACAGTTACAGAAATGGTAAATATGATTGAAGCAAGTAGAAACTACGAAGCAAATATAACAGCTCTTAACATTACAAAATCAATGATTTCACGTTCTCTTGAAATAGGCAAATAAAATATAGGGGGCAAAACTAAATGGCAATAAATCCCATAAACAGTAATGTGAATTCTCTTAATAAAATTAATAGTTCTTTGTTAACACAGAATACCACTGATGAGAATCAAAAGGATGTGTCTTTTATTGATTATCTATATAAAGCAATAGAAGGGGTTGACAGTTTACAAAAAGAGGCAGAAGCACAAACAGAGCTTTTTATTTCAGGACGAAGTCAAAATCCATATGATATGGCAATAGCATCAGAAAAGGCGTCATTAGCATTATCATTTACATTACAGATAAGAAATAAAATACTTGATGCTTATAATGAAATAATGAGAATGCAGGTTTAATTTTAAAACATAAGGGGGGTAAAAAGTGCCTCAATTTATTAATGATTTAATAGCAAAACTTAAAGAGAAATGGGCTAATTTATCAAAATCTCAAAAAACAATGCTTATAACATCGGTTTCTATAATATTATTATCGGTCATTTTAGCAATTTATATTACATCTAAACCGAATTTTGTTCCTCTTTTTACAGGGCTTGATCCGAAAGATAGTGCAGAGATACAAAATGTTTTAAACGAACAAAAGATTGAAACAAAGATTCAAAGTGGTGGAACAACAATTTTAGTTAGAGATACTGATGTTGATAAAGCAAAGATGGCTGCTGCTTTAGCAGGCTATCCCAAAAATGAGGGCATGACATTTGAAGATGCACTAAAACTTACATCATC
The genomic region above belongs to Caldicellulosiruptoraceae bacterium PP1 and contains:
- the flgB gene encoding flagellar basal body rod protein FlgB — protein: MSNLFDKIDNFKKALDYSWKRNEIISNNIANADTPQYKAKDIDFEKFMSQAENNTFELITTEPQHIKEVSNDTYNEFIYNQNNPMRLDGNTVDVEQEMGNMIKNSLYFDGLSMQLSRSLNSLRNAITEGGRK
- the hslU gene encoding ATP-dependent protease ATPase subunit HslU, with the protein product MHELTPKEIVIELDKYIVGQNEAKRRVAVALRNRYRRSKLPNEIKEEIIPKNILMVGPTGVGKTEIARRLAKLVNAPFVKVEATKFTEVGYVGRDVDSMVRDLVENAISLVKNEYMEKMKERAKVLVEDRILEILVPTENKKAGFKNPFEALLGTSSQETEVYTASEDFVRNQREFLREKLRNGELEDRIIEIEVEDSVKPPFEMIMGTITEEMGVSFQDIMGSLFPKKKKKKRMPIKEARPILEQEEYQKLIDMDEVTKEAIKRAEEHGIIFIDEIDKIAGRGSTSGPDVSREGVQRDILPIVEGSTVTTKYGPVKTDHILFIAAGAFHVAKVSDLIPELQGRFPVVVELNSLTEEDFKKILTQPKNAILKQYIELMKTENVNIEFTEDAIDALAKVSVKINEQNENIGARRLHTVVEKLMEDISFEYANLDEIVNLTIDGQFVYSKISDMLKDKDLSRFII
- the topA gene encoding type I DNA topoisomerase — its product is MKKLVIVESPAKAKTIAKYLGKDFKVEASMGHIRDLPKSKLGVDIEKNFEPQYINIRGKAEIINKLKKSAKEADKVFLATDPDREGEAISWHLAKILEIDPNEPCRITFNEITKNAVKESIKKPRSININLVDAQQARRVLDRLVGYKISPVLWEKVKSGLSAGRVQSVATRLVVEREEEINNFIPEEYWTIEAIFEKDKQKFSAKFYGDKKGKIELKNKEQVDKILADIKGKEFVVEKLKLGEKKKNPSPPFTTSTLQQEASRKLRFTPARTMMIAQQLYEGVEIKGEGNVALITYMRTDSLRISEEAQRNALDAIKTRFGEKYLPDSPRIYKSKKGAQDAHEAIRPTYIDRTPESLKDSLSNEQYKLYKLIYDRFLASQMASAIFDTINADLNVNGYIFKLSGSKLKFPGFMDVYIEGKDQDDEEENALLPEINQDDKLKAKKIDPKQHFTQPPPRYTEATLIKALEEKGIGRPSTYAPTIQTILERDYVTKEDRFLKPTELGIIVTNIMKEYFKDIVDIEFTAELEDSLDFIEEGKINWIDIVKKYYEPLEKELEIAKQNLQQVEVKEEETDIVCDKCGRNMVIKRGRFGKFLACPGYPECKNTKPLLKYIDVTCPKCSSRMVERRSKKGKIYYSCENTNCDTISWEKPQKNCPVCGNFMYLKGKKNERTLVCSNEQCGYKEEQTKKEEKI
- the trmFO gene encoding methylenetetrahydrofolate--tRNA-(uracil(54)-C(5))-methyltransferase (FADH(2)-oxidizing) TrmFO, which codes for MDFITVIGAGLAGVEAANIITKFGIKVKLYEMKPKKFTPAHHHEGFAELVCSNSLKSKLITNASGLLKEEMKVFNSIIMEAADYSSVEAGQALAVDRNIFSNYITDKLKNNKLIEVINDEVEEIPKDKMVIVATGPLTSEALLNDISRLLKQDNLYFFDAASPILTKESVDFSKAFFASRYQKGDDDYINCPMTKDEYLRFYNELINSEKIEVHDFEKDLLFEGCMPIEEMALRGVDTIRFGPLKPKGIIDPKTGKMPYAVVQLRKENKEGTLYNLVGFQTRLKWPEQKRVFRLIPGLENAEFVRYGVMHKNSYINSPKVLSKYLNLKEYPNIFFAGQITGVEGYIESASTGIIAGINASLILKGKQPIILPSTTCIGALIHYITEERENFQPMNSNYGIISVNEEISKMKDKDQRKIKIADKSLLTCRETYNIIKTLF
- a CDS encoding RtcB family protein, with translation MEMIKEGIYKNSYATFFMTKDILDTLEEGVFEQAKNASMIPDVEFLGYTPDAHIGKGTSIGTIIVWDMAKAWISPTIVGVDIGCGMRLIKTDYYADNLNKQTLRKLMNEIEEMIPTGVGKKNKKVGLTKTQYENNLFNVEIDKDISDIMDMFEEYDIDTIPKESYDIGIEQFATLGGGNHFIEFQKLNLVDKEIGGKWGLFDGQLVIMVHSGSRRLGSVIGDYYQKKFQSIMEDKHINTPDKHLTFLPIDNKVSRDYIKAMQVAFIYAKLNRHYMSKFIIDILDKNNINSSVLYDVSHNIAYKEVFNNKEKLIIRKGATRALPKGHYLIPSQLFTEYGHPVILPGSMGSFSYILRGIDTNKASYHTVNHGAGRVISRNQARKSISIEDFSKALNQGNEGEILINTRNLKDFIDESPQSYKDINLVIESVITSGLAQVVAKLKPLGVIKGKD
- the codY gene encoding GTP-sensing pleiotropic transcriptional regulator CodY, with amino-acid sequence MPLDLLEKTRKISRLFSSYKKDAVSYPQISAILGDITTSNVYIIDRNGKILGKYINPFVFNSCDVFADELVGEKFNRFFRSIIDTRNNIKLADVFKLIGVTLDGVDDSCLCMIIPMSKAGEKVGTLFLLKHNESFNDEDTLIAEYCATLLSSELMNIIYEEIESENKKLEIIESALATLSSTEIDALIFIFDELKSSEGQLVASRIADKVGITRSVIVNALRKIESAELIETRSLGMKGTYIKITNDRLIQELKKYRSKL
- the dprA gene encoding DNA-processing protein DprA, whose product is MDIYAIWLYSINGIGPIRFRMIKERYNTIKNFYENRKDANQKFISEDAKKEIFKGDLSFAERIIEKCNKEDIHIIYEDDDIYPDDFKNYEDSPPIFYLKGDKEILKNTNKISIIGTRYPTYYGKKVATELSEMLAQNNIIIVSGMAKGIDTFAHTAALKYNKTIAVLGCGVDVVYPRENTKLYMDIIENGCVLSEYPPETKPDKGNFPQRNRIISMLSDILVVVEAPLKSGIFSTVDAALDQGKDIYVVPGNITSPKSAGTNKLIREGAKVICSIDDFLQDIGITDLKNNDKNDQEQLTNDEKYILSLIETEGAMDVEKIAELSKRQISDILSILTMLEIKGKIQKERASKYIKI
- the flgC gene encoding flagellar basal body rod protein FlgC, with protein sequence MGMFDSINISSSALNAQRVRMDVIAQNLANANTTRTEDGTPYRRKVVVFEERKTSFQEVLNNQINNNQISSGGVRVKAIIEDQSPFKRVYDPNHPDADKDGYVNMPNVDTVTEMVNMIEASRNYEANITALNITKSMISRSLEIGK
- the fliE gene encoding flagellar hook-basal body complex protein FliE, giving the protein MAINPINSNVNSLNKINSSLLTQNTTDENQKDVSFIDYLYKAIEGVDSLQKEAEAQTELFISGRSQNPYDMAIASEKASLALSFTLQIRNKILDAYNEIMRMQV
- the hslV gene encoding ATP-dependent protease subunit HslV produces the protein MFEGTTIVGVKKGDKVAVAGDGQVTFSQNMIMKATAKKVRKLYNGNVLVGFAGSVADAITLCEKFEEKLEQNSGNLQKSAVELAKEWRQDKVLRKLEALLIAANKEHLFIISGSGEVVEPDDNVAAIGSGGAYALAAARALLNNTDLSASEIARKSLEIAADICIYTNNNITVIEL